DNA from Rhinoderma darwinii isolate aRhiDar2 chromosome 6, aRhiDar2.hap1, whole genome shotgun sequence:
ACTGCACAATAATTCTGTCTAGATCATTAAAAACAATGGGGCAGGTTAACTTGATAGCTGTTGGTCATACAATGTCtgctgacagctattcctcctgactcccccatacacttctGCTTGGCAAAGCGTGTATGTGTATAAACCCAGGAGAAGTGAGACTCTGCCAGACTCTGGGCAAGGACTTCTCTATTTACAAACAAAAGGAttaggcatgttgaaattcaccaTGCCTGACACTTCTCTCCCCCCAACAGCTGCCGTTCAGGGAGGGTCtggacaccaccatacacatttGTTGTTCGgccgatgtgtgtgtgtgaccagACAAAGACTTAGCGAATCTTCAGACTGGTCTAAGTTTCAGTGGGGCACGTCCATCTGTATGATAGATTTGGCACCTCCTGCTAGACCATTTTCTTTATCccaactcttggttggcttagttttatTTCGGCACATTTTAGATTCTTCTAGTGAATCTCTTATTAAAAATTATCTTATTAAATTAgcctaaaaaaagagtaaatcTGTTGTGTTGACAGGAGGTGGATGCCCAGACACTATacaggtatggtaatgccttacacaTTATAAACCTAGGGCAATAAATATGTTTCCTTATAATACTGGCACTAGGAGTCTGAAGCCGTTTTTAAAATGTTCTTGCACAATCTAAACGGGGAAATTGCATTGATTCTCTAATTTAGAGGTCTGACAGTGACAGGTGAAGTCAGAGGTAAACTGGCTGTATACACtttactttattaaaaatgtaatgtTATGTGAATAATTCAGTATTCGGAAGCCAGAACCAGGAATGGGTCCAAAAcatgaggtgcaaatctttcaattatagtttttttctgtttatgttccactactggttttggcttttaaatactgaagcaaaatactgaccaaaatattaaTGTGTGCCTGAGCTCTTACTCCTGGGAAcgtatgaataaaaaaataaataggggTGTTACCAATACTTTTGTCAATTTgatgtgtccttacacagtctgaacattgattggacagtgtcagagagtAAGTAGGGACAAGCCTCGTTGACtgaataaattcacaactggtgttaccattccttcTGACATTTGTAGGTGGAATAACAGAAACGGCATCACCGATAGAgccaaataaaataatgtttcagaattgttatttttgtgGCAAataggtctgttttagtaaatactatcAGGAAAACTGACCAATCCACTTTAATAATTCTATAATGGCAAAAATTACTAGTGACCCAGAGAAACTAACCAGATGCATGGTTTGACCAGTACCTCAAATATTTGCACCATGTTAGTCTaattttaaattactttttttttctggtcaATGTCATAGTAATCACAGACAACAATCTTCAGTTGATAAGTTTTATTTATGGTCATTGGACttgtatatagaaaaaaatattaaaaaaaaacaaaaaaactttcaaaTTAAAATTGTCCGAGTTAAAGAAATGAAATTCCTTCTATAAAATAAGACCCTGCAGTTACAAATGTGGCTTGAAACAAATGATGCTGTGTGCAGAAAGTTTATTTTTGGTATATCTGTTAACAAATAAAATAggacattttatatatttatataaataggatgtattgtaatagttacAGATATTCAAAAGACAAGAAATGAAGCGGGTACATTCACTCAGGTAAACATTGATACAAATCAACCAAACCTTATAGCAAAAAAGTTTTGCTGACTTGTAGACTAGTGCTCCACACAAGGGCACCTACGGTTTGCAGTAAGTTCGCTGTTAAAAACTGAAATGTAATTTTAATGTAGGAAAACACTTCAGTCATAGTAATTCCATGATTTTACAGCAACTCACAGGAGACCATGTTGTCCGAGCCTTTATTACAATTGCATTCAGTTGCCTTAATTGGTGAAAGGCCTGCCtttctacagtaagagcagtcaaacGGTTTACCTTCTTTTGATGTTCCCTTTTAATTTACAAGTAGAATACGCAGAAAGGTCACCGATTCACTGGCGTTTCATAAATGCTACCCATTATAAACTTTAGTAAAGCAAGCCGGCAGAAATCTTCTAAAATCAGGTATATTTCAGATTATAGGAACAGTCACAGGTACAGTGGAGAGCACACACAATCGAATAGATAAACTTAAAACAATGTTACTGGTACTTAAAATGCCCATCTTTGTTTTACGCTGAAGCAAGCAATTTGCTTACATGGTAAAAAGTTTCACTCCTGATCCTTCTGTCTATAGCACCACTTGTAATAGATATGCTAGTACATTTTCTCAATCCTGAATCAGCCAATAGATTgtatagcagttttttttttatttcttacaacAATATTTCAATATTGTTATTACATGTAAGGGCTACAGACCAAAAATGTTAGTTCTAATAGTGCTACCTAATTATACAACTAATTTCCCCACTCTATAAGCATTGGATtttcaaggaaaaaaaaataaatctagatTCTAGATCTGTTCTTTCTTAATCTCAATTTTCTTGGCTTTTGGGACAAGGAAGACATTTCCATCTTTTGTCTGTTGAAGGGAGTACTCATGAGGAGAGTACGGTTTGCCATCCTCATCATGTAGTTTGCTGAAGACTTCCATGTATAAGGTTCCGAGCTGTTTTTTCAGTAGGCGGAGGTTGCTGTTATATTCTCCTTTCTCAGCAAGCAACTTCTCTTTTTCATACTTCAGCTTGTCTAGATCACTTTCCAACTCCACAATGTTGTCCATTTTCCTCTTCCGGCAGTTCTGGGCCGCTACTTTATTTTTGCCTCGCCTGCGTATATCTCGAATGAGTGCAAGCTGAGCCTCGTTGAATTGATGCTTGGACATTAAGACATTGAAGTCATCCACAGGAAGATTAACAATTTTATCCACAGGGAACGGTACGTTCAGAGCTTTAGCTCTTTGCTGGTCTCTACTGAAACGAGCTTCTAGACGACTTAATGACTTGTCTTTTGTAAATGGGGAATTACTTTGGCCCGGTTCAATGGGTAGCTCTTTTTCTGGTGGATTCTGAGCCTCTATATCAAAACATGTGTCCAGTGGTACCATGGGTGATAGTGCATAGAATGTGTCTTCTGTAAAGGGTACAGGGAGTTGCTCTGCTGGATTCTGTTGTATAGTTTCAGTTGTGCTCTCCATGTCTTCCATTTCAGAGTCGCTATATCCATAATGAGCATCTCCATAAATGGAGGAACCCATGGACTGGCCAGGTGATGTAGAACAAGGGCTTGTGTTAATGGAGATCCCCGAATCAGAATCATTAAATTCTGTTGGACTGTTCCCATTAAAAGCTTTACATAGAGATAAGTCTGTGATATCAACAGGTTCGTTCAGAAGTTCAGTGAATGATTGGCCTGAATTGTCTATCAAAGGCACATTGGTCACTTTGGGATCAATAAGGGTAAATATATCATCACAAAATGATTCTACATTAAATGTTGAATTTGTGTTTACTGTGGGTACATTAGTAGCAAAAGAACCTACAAAGTCATTAGAGAAAATCGGAGCAGTGTCCTCTACTGGCTTTTCAATATTTAGCAATGGATTGTTGAACATGTAGTTGTTTGAGGTTTCCGTCATGGCGTCTGAATTTGAATACAAGCTCAGGTCGACAAAACTGTCAATTTGACTGTGGAGACACTACAAAAAGATAAA
Protein-coding regions in this window:
- the NFE2L2 gene encoding nuclear factor erythroid 2-related factor 2; amino-acid sequence: MMEIELPPAKQSQQEMDLIDILWKQDIDLGVGREVFDYSQRQKEYELEKQKKLEKEHQEQLLKEQEKALYAHLQLDEETGELIPVQQPPPMEAAVVTQSVTSSLQSKSDLGQELSFDECMKILADTFQFEAPEMTFQTAMVPNSQIDTSQSLISTDQHPVTDSLQNNTENMQEMEQAWEELLSIPELQCLHSQIDSFVDLSLYSNSDAMTETSNNYMFNNPLLNIEKPVEDTAPIFSNDFVGSFATNVPTVNTNSTFNVESFCDDIFTLIDPKVTNVPLIDNSGQSFTELLNEPVDITDLSLCKAFNGNSPTEFNDSDSGISINTSPCSTSPGQSMGSSIYGDAHYGYSDSEMEDMESTTETIQQNPAEQLPVPFTEDTFYALSPMVPLDTCFDIEAQNPPEKELPIEPGQSNSPFTKDKSLSRLEARFSRDQQRAKALNVPFPVDKIVNLPVDDFNVLMSKHQFNEAQLALIRDIRRRGKNKVAAQNCRKRKMDNIVELESDLDKLKYEKEKLLAEKGEYNSNLRLLKKQLGTLYMEVFSKLHDEDGKPYSPHEYSLQQTKDGNVFLVPKAKKIEIKKEQI